In the genome of Pseudopipra pipra isolate bDixPip1 chromosome 4, bDixPip1.hap1, whole genome shotgun sequence, one region contains:
- the PPID gene encoding peptidyl-prolyl cis-trans isomerase D: MAHPSPAARPSKASNPRAFFDVDIGGERVGRIVFELFADIVPKTAENFRALCTGEKGTGPTTGKPLHYKGCPFHRIIKQFMVQGGDFSNQNGTGGESIYGEKFEDENFHYKHDKPGLLSMANAGPGTNGSQFFITTVPTSHLDGKHVVFGQVIKGMGVVKILENVEVKGENPAKLCVIADCGELKEGDDWGIVPQDGSGDAHPDFPEDSDIDLKDVDKIVAIAEDTKNIGNTFFKSQNWAMAAKKYSKSLRYVEASEAVAEEADKPKLKTVALTCVLNIGACKLKLSDWQGAIESCSEALKIDPANTKALYRRAQGWQGIKDLDQALADLKKAHEIAPEDKAIQTETLKIKQKIKAQKEKEKAAYAKMFA; this comes from the exons ATGGCGCACCCGTCCCCTGCCGCCCGGCCCAGCAAGGCCAGCAACCCCCGCGCCTTCTTCGATGTGGACATCGGGGGCGAGCgag TTGGACGCATTGTCTTTGAATTATTTGCTGACATTGTACCTAAAACTGCTGAAAATTTCCGTGCGTTATgtacaggagaaaaaggaacagGGCCTACCACTGGAAAACCTCTCCATTATAAAGGATGTCCTTTCCACAGAA ttattAAGCAGTTTATGGTCCAGGGTGGAGATTTCTCAAACCAAAATGGCACAGGTGGAGAAAGTATATATGGTGAAAAATTTGAAGATGAAAACTTTCATTATAAG CATGATAAACCAGGTCTGCTGAGCATGGCAAATGCAGGACCTGGTACTAATGGCTCTCAGTTCTTTATTACAACTGTGCCTACTTCTCACCTGGATGGGAAACATGTGGTGTTTGGCCAAGTGATCAAAGGAATGGGTGTAGTTAAAATACTCGAAAACGTTGAAGTAAAAGGAGAAAATCCTGCTAAG ttgtgtGTCATCGCCGATTGTGGAGAGCTAAAGGAAGGAGATGACTGGGGAATTGTTCCCCAAGATGGATCTGGAGATGCTCATCCAGATTTTCCTGAAGATTCAGATATAGACTTGAAAGAT GTTGACAAGATTGTGGCCATAGCAGAAGACACAAAGAATATAGGAAATACTTTCTTCAAATCGCAAAATTGGGCAATGGCAGCTAAAAAATATAGTAAAAGTTTACG GTATGTAGAAGCTTCTGAAGCAGTGGCAGAGGAGGCAGACAAACCAAAGTTGAAGACTGTTGCTTTGACCTGTGTTTTAAACATTGGTGCTTGTAAACTAAAACTGTCAGATTGGCAGGGAGCCATTGAGAGCTGTTCAGAG GCTCTTAAAATAGATCCTGCAAATACTAAAGCTCTCTACAGACGGGCCCAAGGATGGCAGGGAATAAAAGATCTCGATCAGGCATTG GCTGATCTTAAAAAGGCTCATGAAATAGCCCCTGAAGacaaag